The segment TGGAGATAATAGGGCCCCCATTCTCTGAAAAGGTGGCTAAACAACCAATGTTtaggatgggaatacccctttaacagcaGGACTCCTGTCTCACCCTGCTCCTGTGAATGTGCTCCCTGCTGGCAATAAGCTACATACAAGTAGCATATCGCTGGCTTTGATCTCTACTAACAGAGACTAATGCGGGAAGAGGATACAACAAATGCAAATTCAAGGAAAAAATAGAACGACTGAGCAGGTCACACAGTTAAGCATTTGTGTGGGCTTCAGCTTCTCAAAGTACACGGACTAAAAATACACCTCACCGCTGGCTGGATGATCCAGACACATTCAGTTTCAAATGGAAAGTCCACCTCTCGTCCACCTGAAGAAAACTCTCTGGTGTCGCATATGATAATAGTACTGCAGAAGGGATCCCTGTTGGATATACTCCTTGATATAGAGAAGCCACACTCCTTTACTGTTGGCAGGTATTAAGTGAAGTTCCTAGGTAGGAagagtaaggcctcatacacacgaccgtagccatgtgcacggccgtggagtgacacccgcgagctgtgcacatggccgcgtccattatttcctatgagccaggACCGCagtacacggccgtaataagacatgtctgttctttcttaGGTCcacgctcctgggccatgcacagaccgtggaaaccacggtcgtgtgaatgggcccataggaatgaatggggcctaagAAGCCCTATCCCACGACAGCTGCCGGGTGCTCCTGCCATGAGACGGAGTAGAATCGTGCGGCCGCCAAATGTATACTCAGGAAGCAAAGCCTGGTCACCAGGGCCATTTTCTAGAAGCGATGCTGAAGTTTTTGCCTGTACATTACAATGTGATTCAGAAAGGCACCTTGTGattatacatttaaaattggttcCGATTTATTCAACCCCTTGAAATATCTAGCCTGTTTAAGGCAAAACTGTTTCCAAGGTCATGAGGCGCAAACTGGGCGCAGCATGACTAGTGACTGGTCAAACTATCATAATCCGCTATGTTTATTTTTAAAGTGCTGACGCATTTTAGAGAAAACACAGCTTTAACACGAAGTCACAGTCAGTGTTATGTGTCGAGCTTGGGAAAAAGTGCGCGCTTGGTGACTCCTTTCTGGCTTCCCCCACCAACCTCGCAATACTTGTAGAGAGAGACCGGTTAATCATAGTGAGCCAAGCAATAGCAATCCCTTCACCGAGTCACGATGTCGTGTTTAGAGCAGCACGATCTTGGTGACATATTTCCTTTAAAGAGCATTTCTACCCAAAACCTAAAATTAGCCGTATAATAGAACATGAGCAAACATATTGTAATTTCGTTTGCTTGTATTGCCATTTTATATAAAGTTGTGGCCGCACATTTTCGTAAAATTGACATCAGGAAGTGCAGCCGTATTGTTTGTGATCTTAAAATTGGCTTCTCCGAAACGGACGACTATCGTTTTGTCATGTTCAATCAACAACAATTTGtcacttttgcattcgcttctcaGAAACTGATGGTAAAATTGTCAACCAGTTTTGCTGCTTTTCCTAATGTCACTTTTACAAAAAATATCTGATGCAACAAAACTGAAGAAAACCCCAATATATCTAAAATATAATTGCTTTGCCTATTGGTAGATTTTACATGTTGGGTGGAAATAGTTTAAGCGCCACTTCTTTCAATATTTGTTGAGCTTTGTATAACCAAAATTTTATAGTGTAGTAATTTCACATGATCAAAATATGGGACCTACGACTGGTCCCCAAAGAAATTGCATTGCTGGAAACTTTGGGTAAGAAAAAATACCAGTGATGTTGCACCCAGCAACCAGACCGGTACTAAATAAACACAAAGGGAAGCTCCATCTACTTGGTTGACGTGGGAGCATTTTTGTCTTTGCACTGAAATGTTATAGGCACCAGTATGTGACGCTGCATATACTCATCTAATGGATATAGCAGCATGTCCTCCTGAGTGATATGGTCACCAGGACTACATCTGGCAGTCTTCTGTCTAACCCTAGGGATGACTGGTCCATGCCATGATTGGCATTCTGACAAAGCCGTCTCACACAGCGTGTTTCTTCTAAGCAACACATCAATTTATTATGGTAAAGGACTGATGAATATATGTATTGTTACAGCCATTCTGGATTACAATATAGTGCTTTGTATTGTATAATATACCAAATACACAGCAAAGAAGGAAGTTGGCATTTTTACAGTGGTATTCTAGCCATTAACATATTATAAATGTTAGATCAGTGTAAGTCCAAACACAGGGACCCTTATCCCTCCCAAGATGGCCGGTGGGGAAGAAGTTGTATGGAGAGGTGGCTAAGAATGCGTATGGCTGTTCCAAAGAAATCTATAGGAGGTATGGAAAAAGCTGAGAGCGCTCCCCCCTttaaaaggagttgtctcatcagAAACAAGACCTTTCATACCGCGGCCGTACTACACCCCAGCAAACAGCTAATTTTACTGGGGGAATCCTTCTCTGGCCAGACATTTCCCATGCAGGGGAAATTCAGTCTCACATGGTTGCCATTCAGCCGAATAGCTGTTTATGTAACTCATGGACAAAGTGAGTGCGCCAGAACGGGCTAGGTTCACAGTAGGGAGTCCCTCTATTACATTTATGTGCCCTAATTctggggacaaccccttttaagggaACTTGTCACGTCGTCAATGATTATATCGGTCTGTCACTTTTGTCTATCTGTAGAGTACTTTTTGAGTACCCACACAGTGAACGTTGCAGAGCGATGCTGAGCTCTGTGGGCAAAAAGTCTGGCATATATACAGAAGCGCCAAATGCCGGACTCCTTGCCCACAGCGCTCGACATCGCACTGtaacgttcactgtgtgagtacgCAAAAAACATTCTACAGACAAAAGTGACAGACCGCTGGAATCACTACTTTATGCTGACCTCAGAGAAGGAAGCATAAAcaacctgacaggttccctttaagtgcatTTGATTTCAGAATACATTAAACCATACCTAAATTCCCCATGCTTCCTTacaagtatataaaaaaacaagccgGCTCATGAGTTTGCGCCGGATCCTTGAGGGAACCCATCAATTACAATCTACAGAAACCTTAGTTGAGTCCACATTGTTGAGTCACCACACTACATCTACGGTTGTTTCAGACAAGCACTGAGCCAGATGGCCGTCCAGATCAAGCTGTGAAAACCTGTTGAGGAAGAAAACACATTGCTTTaggatttctaaaaaaaaacaaaaaacagtattTACATCATGTTAATCTAAAATACTACGTTCTCAAGGACTGTTCTACCAAATGTTATTTTGTAGAGGAAAGTAGTAGCTTTAACAAAAATAATGAAAAGCGAACGTAGTGTATTGCTGTATATTCTACTTACGGTTTAGGAAACGGCTTCAAACATATAGGACAGTTGTCCAATGAGCTTGTGGCCTTTGCTGGTTTTTCTGCACTCTCCTTTGTCTCACGTCCTCTGCTGCTGCTCTCTGGAGTTTCTTCTTTTGCTGCGTCTACCATTATTACATCATTCTGGTGAGGGTCTTCTTGTGTTTCAGGCTCCTCTGTTCCTGTATGGTCTTGTAATGCCGTGTTACTTTTTAAAGACGTTACTGTAGCCCATAAATGCACATTGGGTTTACGTGAGGTCTGCAGCTCCTGGTTATGCTTTGTGGTACTTTTGTGTGGCATCTGTAAGTCTTTTGCATTTTTTGAGGAACTTTTATGTGGTATCAGTTGTACCTTGACATTCTTTGAAGAACCTTTTAGTAAAATCCGTGGTTTAGTGACATTTTCTGTAGTACTTTTGTGTGACATCGGAAGCAACACTACATTCTTTGTCGAACCATTTTGTGATGTGTATAGGTCCTTGGTATTCCTTTTGTAATCCTCACTACAGACTGGAATCTCCCCCTGCTTGGGCAGCAGCTCTGTAGGTTTTCTTTGCGGAGCATTTTGTGGTAATGTATCCGAGAAGGGTTTTTTAATGTGCTCAATATTTTGTTGATTTGCTTCAATCTCTGGAACACAAACTTTTCCTGCATTATCAATAGTTAGGGCAGTAGGCAATGGAACCCATTCAAAGTTCAGGTCTCCAACTTTAAGCACTTCAGTGTTGGTAATTTCCTTTTCCTCGCCACTcatctaaaaaaagaaaaaaaaaaatcaatgcaaaAGGAACCAAAACCATGGAATTCATGAGTGATTCaaggcaaaagaaaaaaaaaattcaccccaCACTGACGCAAGATATAGCTGGGGTGGATTTTGTTTGCTTGCATTTTGCAAAGACCTGACTTGCAGAGCAATTATGATGATGATTGAGAACAATTATATAAAGTGTTCACATgcagtgatttatttttatttttttccaaaaggaTGAAAACTTTCTTTAGAACAATAATTGCAGTTTGACTGGGCGTCCAGTCATTTCTGTGCTGTTTACATGTAGTAATTATCACAAATTCGCTTCTTCGACAACACAAAATGTAACATGACGTTTCACACGTAGCgtaccttattccttcatattctttttttattaaatttgcaatCACTGATATAACCGTGTggattaaataaaataattctgTGACAAGGAACATATCACAGGTGGAATGGTCGGTGGAGATTTATTTTCGGTGTATGCAGTCTTTCAGAAGATACTGTAAATACCTTTTTGGCAATTTAAAAAACATCTTCAAAGTCACACTTTGTAACTCCGACTTGTGTAAAACTTTTGGGTAAAATCGGAGTAAATATACATACTCGGAGTACATAAAGGGGGAGATTCATGATGCGATTTGCACCAGTTTTCTAGCAGAAAAAGTCACATGTAGCTGTTTTGTTCTTGCCACGTCTTCTTTACAAAAAAGTGGGCTGCTTAGTGGGAGGGAGCACGGCCCGCTGCGGCCCAagagatttactataatttacgccatgaATTGGAGTAAATTATAGCGAAATACACGCCAGCTCACAGCtggtccacagatagcccaagatGCAGCAATTTAATACTGTGGGCTTCTGTTTAAGACTAGGGTATGAAAAAGCCAATCTGATCTCCGACGTGGAGGCACTACTGCAGCTGCACACAGACTACGGACGGAGCTGCTTGCTAGAAATAAAGCAGCGAGAAAACAAAAACCACTGTCTCTTCTATGTAGCCAGTCCAAACAGCAAGAAATTAAAACCCAT is part of the Rhinoderma darwinii isolate aRhiDar2 chromosome 10, aRhiDar2.hap1, whole genome shotgun sequence genome and harbors:
- the FAAP20 gene encoding Fanconi anemia core complex-associated protein 20 isoform X4 is translated as MSEERSAKLKLKRKKCVTTAPCGQEVEVRLQPALNLRQDFTGSWFDEIELTAAEQVWKQVLHSVYPDLRSVGAVPSLPDFNLKMSGEEKEITNTEVLKVGDLNFEWVPLPTALTIDNAGKVCVPEIEANQQNIEHIKKPFSDTLPQNAPQRKPTELLPKQGEIPVCSEDYKRNTKDLYTSQNGSTKNVVLLPMSHKSTTENVTKPRILLKGSSKNVKVQLIPHKSSSKNAKDLQMPHKSTTKHNQELQTSRKPNVHLWATVTSLKSNTALQDHTGTEEPETQEDPHQNDVIMVDAAKEETPESSSRGRETKESAEKPAKATSSLDNCPICLKPFPKPFSQLDLDGHLAQCLSETTVDVVW
- the FAAP20 gene encoding Fanconi anemia core complex-associated protein 20 isoform X3, whose product is MMAAPCMFFTMSEERSAKLKLKRKKCVTTAPCGQEVEVRLQPALNLRQDFTGSWFDEIELTAAEQVWKQVLHSVYPDLRSVGAVPSLPDFNLKMSGEEKEITNTEVLKVGDLNFEWVPLPTALTIDNAGKVCVPEIEANQQNIEHIKKPFSDTLPQNAPQRKPTELLPKQGEIPVCSEDYKRNTKDLYTSQNGSTKNVVLLPMSHKSTTENVTKPRILLKGSSKNVKVQLIPHKSSSKNAKDLQMPHKSTTKHNQELQTSRKPNVHLWATVTSLKSNTALQDHTGTEEPETQEDPHQNDVIMVDAAKEETPESSSRGRETKESAEKPAKATSSLDNCPICLKPFPKPFSQLDLDGHLAQCLSETTVDVVW
- the FAAP20 gene encoding Fanconi anemia core complex-associated protein 20 isoform X1; translation: MFLMMAAPCMYVPDDGGSVFFTMSEERSAKLKLKRKKCVTTAPCGQEVEVRLQPALNLRQDFTGSWFDEIELTAAEQVWKQVLHSVYPDLRSVGAVPSLPDFNLKMSGEEKEITNTEVLKVGDLNFEWVPLPTALTIDNAGKVCVPEIEANQQNIEHIKKPFSDTLPQNAPQRKPTELLPKQGEIPVCSEDYKRNTKDLYTSQNGSTKNVVLLPMSHKSTTENVTKPRILLKGSSKNVKVQLIPHKSSSKNAKDLQMPHKSTTKHNQELQTSRKPNVHLWATVTSLKSNTALQDHTGTEEPETQEDPHQNDVIMVDAAKEETPESSSRGRETKESAEKPAKATSSLDNCPICLKPFPKPFSQLDLDGHLAQCLSETTVDVVW
- the FAAP20 gene encoding Fanconi anemia core complex-associated protein 20 isoform X2, with product MYVPDDGGSVFFTMSEERSAKLKLKRKKCVTTAPCGQEVEVRLQPALNLRQDFTGSWFDEIELTAAEQVWKQVLHSVYPDLRSVGAVPSLPDFNLKMSGEEKEITNTEVLKVGDLNFEWVPLPTALTIDNAGKVCVPEIEANQQNIEHIKKPFSDTLPQNAPQRKPTELLPKQGEIPVCSEDYKRNTKDLYTSQNGSTKNVVLLPMSHKSTTENVTKPRILLKGSSKNVKVQLIPHKSSSKNAKDLQMPHKSTTKHNQELQTSRKPNVHLWATVTSLKSNTALQDHTGTEEPETQEDPHQNDVIMVDAAKEETPESSSRGRETKESAEKPAKATSSLDNCPICLKPFPKPFSQLDLDGHLAQCLSETTVDVVW